The following coding sequences are from one Sphingomonadaceae bacterium OTU29LAMAA1 window:
- a CDS encoding P27 family phage terminase small subunit — MRGRKPDAPGLQASMGNPGRRKSAVQKRIDEANRVADLLAQPPVGGDPLAAPAIIEHGSAAAVAVWRDLAPRLRSTHRLQPHHRPMFALFCVYFAEWVVANEDVTRNGHTQKVKTVAGGMMERTRPIVSIRDRAFDMVMKLSERFGLTPSDEYSLFRDQAVAAAQNPGLFDHATPRTDQPKAAEPEAPSSLIGSLGRMDSRPPLRPN; from the coding sequence ATGCGTGGACGCAAGCCCGACGCTCCGGGCCTTCAAGCGAGCATGGGAAACCCCGGCCGGCGCAAGTCGGCGGTGCAAAAGCGGATCGACGAAGCCAACCGCGTCGCCGATCTGCTCGCGCAGCCGCCGGTTGGCGGTGATCCGCTGGCGGCACCTGCGATCATCGAGCATGGCTCGGCCGCGGCCGTCGCCGTGTGGCGTGATCTGGCGCCCCGGCTGCGGTCGACGCACCGGCTTCAGCCGCATCACCGGCCGATGTTTGCGCTGTTCTGCGTCTACTTCGCCGAATGGGTCGTCGCGAATGAGGACGTGACCCGGAATGGCCACACCCAAAAGGTGAAGACGGTGGCCGGTGGAATGATGGAGCGCACGCGCCCGATCGTATCGATCCGCGACCGCGCCTTCGACATGGTGATGAAGCTGTCGGAGCGTTTCGGCCTGACGCCGTCCGACGAGTATTCCCTGTTCCGTGATCAGGCGGTTGCCGCCGCACAGAACCCCGGTCTGTTCGACCACGCTACGCCGCGGACAGATCAGCCGAAGGCCGCGGAGCCGGAGGCTCCCAGTTCGTTGATCGGTTCACTCGGCCGCATGGATTCGAGGCCGCCGCTTCGACCCAACTGA
- a CDS encoding DUF2312 domain-containing protein, whose amino-acid sequence MTDDEALYQRAAALVLEHQKASTGWLQRQLRIGYNSAARMIERMEGEGYVSRPDHIGRREVLRPPSATMPGSSVVLTPDVPAWERNAGKYDRPSSAVPAADDAPAIANPPSDAPRETVTVPPLTIGPEQAALAAQLVAALGLDGARRTVRAAAEAQGVIKPTRSADGKASHLEQIVERLESLFADRDDINQTVRDVMKFAKDIGLMPSEIRGCIADRAADRDKRFEREATRTVYRHALSIEDPDFAIELPAPVALPPPKGRKLTAKEKAYQETLASVAASRATSIQ is encoded by the coding sequence ATGACCGATGATGAAGCGTTGTATCAGCGCGCGGCCGCATTGGTGCTGGAGCATCAGAAGGCGTCGACCGGCTGGCTCCAGCGGCAGCTGCGCATTGGCTACAATTCTGCGGCTCGCATGATCGAGCGTATGGAAGGGGAGGGCTATGTCAGCCGCCCCGACCATATCGGCCGACGTGAGGTGTTGCGCCCTCCCTCGGCGACCATGCCGGGGTCGAGCGTCGTCCTGACCCCTGATGTGCCGGCATGGGAGCGAAACGCCGGCAAGTATGACCGGCCGAGCAGCGCGGTGCCGGCGGCCGATGACGCGCCGGCCATTGCGAACCCGCCTAGCGATGCTCCGCGTGAGACGGTGACGGTGCCGCCACTGACGATCGGGCCTGAACAGGCGGCACTGGCGGCGCAGCTGGTGGCCGCGCTAGGGCTGGATGGCGCGCGGAGGACGGTTCGGGCCGCTGCCGAGGCGCAGGGTGTAATCAAGCCGACGAGGTCGGCCGACGGCAAAGCCTCACACCTTGAGCAAATCGTGGAACGGCTGGAGAGCCTTTTCGCGGATCGGGACGATATCAATCAGACCGTTCGTGACGTCATGAAATTTGCCAAGGATATCGGCTTGATGCCCTCCGAAATCCGGGGGTGCATCGCCGACCGGGCGGCTGACCGCGACAAGCGGTTCGAACGTGAGGCCACGCGGACGGTCTACCGCCATGCGCTGAGCATCGAAGACCCGGATTTTGCAATCGAACTGCCCGCGCCCGTCGCGCTGCCGCCTCCCAAGGGGCGGAAGCTGACGGCGAAGGAGAAGGCATATCAGGAAACACTCGCATCGGTCGCCGCCAGTCGCGCGACGTCGATCCAGTAA
- a CDS encoding terminase large subunit: MADKTGGWDADLPQWLIRHADEPIYEWARLAWDRAAAVPGAWFDHAKADAVVDLWPQVFRLTEDRFAGKPFRLVPWQEIIVRLLVGWKAPIEVLDPDTGLPIEEHVRIFRRLLLWVPRKNGKSEFLSALSLLFWALDSVVGGQGYVFARDEKQAFTIFNKMKSMIAQAPELARECQAHKKSIYLKPSASLFEVITGSEEGKHGKSPTVIAGDEMHEWRSRTVENTLRQGTGARLQPIELYASTAGLKTNATGVELWDESLAIVEGRVSDPTTLVVVFAAPEDASWDDEAVWAVANPSLGLSPTLQFLRREAAIAKDNPRAQAHFKCYHLNQWVDVVVRWLNMKAYDACKSGKEAWRTAWDRMKGRRCYAAADVSSTVDVTALLLMFPPEGDETAWTIIPAFWVPEDTLAERVRADRVPYDKWLAAGAIETTPGNFVDQNYVRRRLLDAFEQFEVLGFGYDPWNAMKLVADLQADGIEPDMMISVRQGIQSLGEPTKTFERMVYAGQMDHGGQPVLRWMAKNAVVRFDENLNYSPAKKRSAEKIDGIVAAVMCLAVATAADEDPGSVYEDRGLLEIDLQEV, from the coding sequence GTGGCGGACAAGACGGGCGGCTGGGATGCGGACCTGCCGCAGTGGCTGATCCGCCACGCGGACGAGCCAATCTACGAGTGGGCGCGGCTCGCTTGGGATCGCGCGGCCGCGGTGCCGGGCGCGTGGTTCGACCACGCCAAGGCAGATGCGGTGGTCGACCTCTGGCCGCAGGTGTTCCGGCTGACCGAGGATCGGTTCGCGGGCAAGCCGTTCCGGCTCGTGCCATGGCAGGAGATCATCGTCCGCCTGCTCGTCGGCTGGAAGGCACCGATCGAGGTTCTCGACCCCGATACGGGCCTGCCGATCGAGGAGCATGTTCGCATATTCCGGCGGCTGCTGCTGTGGGTGCCGCGCAAGAACGGCAAGTCCGAGTTCCTCTCGGCCCTGTCGCTCCTGTTCTGGGCGCTAGATTCGGTGGTCGGGGGTCAAGGTTACGTGTTCGCCCGCGACGAAAAGCAGGCGTTCACGATCTTCAACAAGATGAAGTCGATGATCGCGCAGGCTCCCGAGCTTGCGCGGGAGTGCCAAGCGCACAAGAAATCGATCTACCTCAAGCCGTCGGCGTCGCTGTTCGAGGTCATCACCGGGTCGGAAGAGGGCAAGCACGGCAAATCGCCGACCGTGATCGCGGGCGACGAAATGCACGAGTGGCGCAGCCGCACCGTGGAAAACACATTGCGGCAGGGCACCGGTGCGCGTCTCCAGCCGATCGAACTCTATGCGTCGACCGCCGGCCTGAAGACGAACGCCACCGGCGTCGAACTCTGGGACGAAAGCCTCGCGATCGTCGAAGGCCGGGTGTCGGACCCGACGACGCTGGTCGTCGTGTTCGCCGCGCCAGAGGATGCATCGTGGGATGACGAGGCAGTCTGGGCGGTGGCGAACCCATCGCTTGGCCTGTCACCGACGTTACAATTTCTGCGACGCGAAGCGGCCATCGCAAAGGACAACCCGCGGGCGCAGGCGCACTTCAAGTGCTACCATCTCAATCAGTGGGTGGATGTTGTCGTTCGCTGGCTGAACATGAAGGCCTACGACGCCTGCAAGAGCGGCAAGGAAGCTTGGCGCACGGCTTGGGATCGGATGAAGGGGCGCCGCTGTTATGCGGCGGCCGACGTCTCATCCACCGTCGACGTGACCGCCTTGCTACTGATGTTTCCGCCGGAGGGCGACGAAACCGCCTGGACGATCATCCCGGCCTTCTGGGTGCCGGAAGATACGCTGGCCGAGCGCGTCCGCGCCGACCGCGTACCCTACGATAAGTGGCTTGCTGCCGGCGCGATTGAGACGACACCCGGCAATTTCGTCGACCAGAACTATGTCCGGCGCCGGCTGCTCGACGCATTCGAACAGTTCGAAGTCCTCGGCTTCGGTTACGACCCGTGGAATGCGATGAAGCTGGTCGCCGACCTTCAGGCGGACGGCATCGAGCCGGATATGATGATATCTGTTCGGCAAGGCATCCAGTCGCTGGGCGAGCCAACCAAGACGTTCGAACGCATGGTCTACGCTGGCCAGATGGATCACGGCGGCCAACCGGTGTTACGCTGGATGGCGAAAAACGCCGTCGTGCGGTTCGATGAAAACCTGAACTATTCGCCGGCCAAGAAGCGGTCGGCGGAAAAGATTGACGGCATCGTTGCTGCCGTCATGTGCCTCGCGGTCGCCACGGCGGCCGATGAGGACCCCGGCTCGGTCTACGAAGACCGGGGTTTGCTCGAAATCGATTTGCAAGAGGTCTAG
- a CDS encoding phage portal protein: MGAHGGQREGGWMRWIGGGKSDAGVDVNHYSAVTLPAVYACINRISNPFAYFPLSIRQKNPSGSGSSPVTEHPMAQRIGLRPNDFMSSRTLRKTSQAHALMWGNAYQEIERNGRGEAIGLWPLLPNATAPMRDGDALKYRTTIDGNGFKLDQADVLHVMDLSRDGYVGLSQVALFRQAIGMGLAMEKFGAKFFGNDAKSGGFLMHPGRLSANAQGNLSRGGRPGEKVAADNPGARLQEQGGLDNAHRVKVLEEGMKFVQTMIPPEDAQFLGSREFQIAEVARIYDVPLVLLQSHEKSTSWGTGVEQLMIGFVQQTIGPWVDAWEQEMNWKLFTEAERERGLYVHFNMKALLRGDMAARAAFYKGMFELGMTVNQVLGLEDMDGIGADGDVSFVSNNVQPIGRAINPPEPNPIVRPPEPAQ; the protein is encoded by the coding sequence GTGGGCGCGCATGGTGGGCAGCGTGAAGGCGGCTGGATGCGCTGGATCGGCGGTGGCAAATCCGACGCCGGTGTTGATGTAAACCACTATTCTGCGGTGACGCTGCCGGCGGTCTACGCCTGCATCAACCGTATTTCGAACCCCTTCGCCTACTTTCCCCTGTCGATCCGGCAGAAGAACCCCAGCGGCAGCGGCAGTTCGCCGGTGACCGAGCATCCAATGGCGCAGCGGATCGGCCTGCGTCCGAACGACTTCATGTCCTCGCGGACCTTGCGTAAGACCAGTCAGGCGCACGCCCTCATGTGGGGGAATGCCTATCAGGAGATCGAGCGCAACGGCCGCGGCGAGGCGATCGGGCTGTGGCCGCTGCTGCCGAATGCGACCGCACCGATGCGAGATGGCGACGCGCTGAAATACCGGACGACGATCGACGGCAACGGCTTCAAACTGGATCAGGCCGACGTCCTGCACGTGATGGACCTCAGCCGCGACGGCTATGTCGGTTTGAGCCAAGTCGCGCTGTTCCGGCAGGCGATCGGCATGGGCCTCGCCATGGAGAAATTCGGCGCGAAGTTCTTCGGCAACGACGCGAAATCCGGCGGGTTCCTGATGCACCCCGGCCGGTTGAGCGCGAACGCGCAGGGCAATCTCAGCAGGGGCGGCAGGCCCGGCGAGAAGGTGGCGGCGGACAATCCCGGTGCGCGGTTGCAGGAACAGGGCGGCCTCGACAACGCGCACCGGGTGAAGGTGCTCGAAGAGGGCATGAAGTTCGTCCAGACGATGATCCCGCCAGAGGATGCGCAGTTCCTCGGCAGCCGCGAGTTCCAGATCGCAGAGGTCGCGCGCATCTACGACGTTCCGCTGGTGTTGCTCCAGAGCCACGAGAAATCGACCAGCTGGGGGACCGGCGTCGAGCAGCTGATGATCGGCTTCGTGCAGCAGACGATCGGCCCGTGGGTCGATGCCTGGGAGCAGGAGATGAACTGGAAGCTGTTCACCGAAGCGGAGCGGGAAAGGGGTCTCTACGTCCATTTCAACATGAAGGCGCTGCTGCGCGGCGACATGGCCGCCCGCGCCGCCTTCTACAAAGGCATGTTCGAACTCGGCATGACGGTGAACCAAGTCCTCGGCCTCGAAGACATGGACGGCATCGGCGCCGATGGCGACGTCAGCTTCGTGTCCAACAACGTCCAGCCGATCGGCCGCGCGATCAACCCGCCCGAGCCGAACCCCATCGTGCGACCTCCGGAGCCTGCGCAATGA
- a CDS encoding phage/plasmid primase, P4 family translates to MKRAVLMVTVDPLALCWRELSDLGNAERLVAHAGGKLVHVREWGWVAYNGHRWSAEDGQRLAMLKTHEVARGIRDEIGALAEVPDEELKTRFGEWCTTERRQDRVINLHKHAVQTGNASKATAMLAQAQTLDELNRRMDDFDSDLLVVNTANRTLRFRRNKEAPQGERWRIVDAPHDPADHLTRAMTCDYDPKAEAPGWLAHLATVLPDPDVRAYFQQVIGYALSGLTVEQCMFMLQGKGGDGKSTTMNILRELMGGYGVAADVQTFMAAGQRSGADATPDLVRLAGDTRLVCTQEPKRGSAIDEQRIKQFTGGSPIQARANYGDAFEFKARGKLFMECNSRPRISGDDDGIWRRIVIILFPHQFKGTAIDKGVEQRLISEGPGILNWMLEGLRQWLEVGRLVQPQSVAEAVEEYRRSANPFGEWMAGRVDISDPNVLTLSSSLYNDYKAWCEAEGVGDRDMMNSTAFGRALGDRQILLGPKDGKGLKRRRGARLRATDAPLTPAGDTGASAPLTADDGGYDPFDDIP, encoded by the coding sequence GTGAAGCGGGCCGTCCTGATGGTGACGGTCGATCCGCTGGCGCTATGCTGGCGCGAATTGTCGGACCTCGGCAACGCGGAGCGCCTCGTGGCGCACGCCGGGGGCAAGTTGGTGCACGTCCGCGAATGGGGCTGGGTCGCCTACAACGGCCACCGCTGGTCGGCCGAGGACGGGCAGCGGTTGGCGATGCTCAAGACGCACGAGGTCGCGCGCGGCATTCGCGACGAGATCGGCGCGCTGGCCGAGGTGCCTGACGAAGAACTAAAAACCCGCTTCGGCGAGTGGTGCACGACCGAGCGCCGGCAGGACAGGGTCATCAACCTGCACAAGCATGCGGTGCAGACCGGCAATGCCAGCAAAGCCACGGCCATGCTCGCCCAGGCGCAAACGCTCGACGAACTCAACCGGCGAATGGACGATTTCGACAGCGATCTGCTGGTCGTCAACACCGCCAATCGCACCCTTCGGTTCCGTCGGAACAAGGAAGCGCCGCAGGGCGAACGCTGGCGGATCGTCGATGCACCGCACGACCCGGCCGACCATCTGACGCGCGCCATGACGTGCGATTACGACCCGAAGGCGGAAGCGCCGGGGTGGCTCGCGCATCTGGCCACGGTGCTGCCTGACCCGGATGTGCGGGCCTATTTTCAGCAGGTGATCGGCTATGCGCTGTCCGGACTGACGGTCGAGCAATGCATGTTCATGCTTCAGGGCAAGGGCGGCGACGGCAAGTCGACCACGATGAACATCCTGCGCGAGTTGATGGGCGGCTATGGCGTCGCGGCCGATGTGCAGACCTTCATGGCAGCCGGGCAGCGATCGGGGGCAGACGCCACGCCCGATCTTGTCCGGCTTGCCGGAGATACGCGACTGGTCTGTACGCAGGAACCGAAACGCGGTTCGGCGATAGACGAGCAGCGCATCAAGCAATTCACCGGCGGATCACCAATTCAGGCGCGTGCCAACTACGGCGACGCCTTCGAGTTTAAGGCGCGCGGCAAGCTGTTCATGGAGTGCAACAGCCGTCCGCGCATCTCGGGTGACGACGACGGCATCTGGCGGCGCATCGTCATCATCCTGTTCCCGCACCAATTCAAGGGCACCGCGATCGACAAGGGCGTCGAGCAGCGCTTGATCTCCGAAGGTCCCGGCATTCTCAACTGGATGCTGGAAGGCCTGCGCCAGTGGCTGGAGGTTGGACGCCTCGTGCAGCCGCAATCCGTGGCCGAGGCCGTCGAGGAGTATCGCCGTTCGGCAAACCCTTTCGGCGAGTGGATGGCTGGCCGCGTCGACATTTCGGACCCGAACGTCCTGACGCTCTCAAGCTCCCTCTACAATGACTACAAGGCGTGGTGCGAGGCCGAGGGCGTCGGCGATCGGGACATGATGAACAGCACGGCGTTCGGCCGCGCGCTGGGCGACCGGCAAATCCTGCTGGGGCCGAAGGACGGCAAGGGCCTGAAGCGGCGCCGTGGTGCCCGATTGCGGGCCACCGACGCGCCGTTGACCCCGGCCGGCGATACCGGTGCCAGCGCGCCCCTCACGGCGGACGACGGCGGCTATGACCCGTTCGATGATATTCCGTGA
- a CDS encoding DUF6362 family protein: MDNTSDWTFDRVVERLVEAWGFLWRMPDREAGWLRDVQASAIYEQGQISRQDRWALYQIDSDDYDRDAVGKLPGLRTAEVDRMNEALGWVEWVDPAHRRLVGVVLQILHRNEEAQLPWGRIARKIGWGGHPDTLAKRWSRSITRIAQRLDRQENGGFARLEAVNPSNALGVK, from the coding sequence ATGGATAATACTTCAGATTGGACCTTTGATCGGGTGGTGGAGCGATTGGTGGAGGCCTGGGGGTTCCTGTGGCGGATGCCCGACCGGGAGGCGGGTTGGCTGCGGGACGTGCAGGCCAGCGCGATCTATGAGCAGGGGCAGATCAGCCGGCAGGACCGTTGGGCACTCTACCAGATCGACAGCGACGACTATGATCGCGATGCGGTGGGGAAGCTGCCCGGCCTGCGTACCGCCGAGGTCGATCGCATGAATGAGGCGCTCGGTTGGGTCGAGTGGGTCGACCCGGCGCACCGTCGGCTGGTCGGCGTCGTGTTGCAAATCCTCCATCGCAATGAAGAGGCGCAGCTGCCGTGGGGTCGTATCGCGCGCAAGATCGGGTGGGGCGGCCATCCCGACACGCTTGCCAAGCGGTGGAGCCGTTCGATCACGCGCATCGCACAACGGCTTGATCGGCAGGAAAATGGCGGGTTTGCGCGCCTAGAGGCGGTCAACCCCTCGAATGCTCTAGGGGTCAAATAA